One Novipirellula caenicola genomic window carries:
- a CDS encoding HlyD family efflux transporter periplasmic adaptor subunit: protein MISPGQFAPRESALRNEDLPSIRNSHCSIRLVLIPELLSMDPLGRHRDVSPSPNHPFTNQAHLVNSATSDAPFVFSPASSPLRPHAAAPATNGPRAAESLVDETRREISEMVREIALAVRSERSRAEFLGMLADRILRAMAAEGVLIWQIDRSEPVAAHHAGIAAGSNTPAAAATPVLSVVHRIGEITDRSIPAGSVAAHDRMLLEVSDAAQPVVVPATPAASDPEVPANPTDFPAAVVPIQCDSANTGESYLLEVFLEQECGVATQRGYLRFVAQMADLAGEFLRSDQLRDLHRRRQRSEQVDAVIASIHGLTSREKIEARVVDAASDLFGFDRVGLCYLRNDVAQLSAVSYVNTIDIRGAAAKQMIATAESFYTPETYVVLEADDSDDKPSTPLQPRVVVAAEACDSLCLVGLANADSTIDCHGMANDLQRLAKHAGLAIRHRKSIEAIPGGQWLVSFANQSRSQRSGNWLARGFAIAMLTLIAVVALLPVPMVVTTPATLRPEKIQSLFASRSAIVKQIHVSHGDRVRRGQALLTMHDPELEKQITTLLGRHAVLLQKQAAVTTALVDSASHRDRSEQIQSERSLVAEELQAIDDQLQILRQVKESLVLRASEDGVVDSWQIRRRLLGRPVVRGDKLLEVIGEDTAWLVDARVPLSRIASVRSALKSETLRTAVLIDGSETPNHNAVVQQFGPSMRNVKDDTDTKAVVLRIENGDDIGALFGAGPVSGSPVRVLFRCETKPAIGVLFYDAFEAVRSTIGLYWSARSQPTENAA from the coding sequence ATGATCAGTCCGGGGCAATTTGCCCCACGCGAGTCAGCCCTCCGCAACGAGGATTTGCCGTCAATTCGCAATTCACATTGCTCGATTCGCTTGGTTTTGATACCTGAGTTGTTGTCGATGGATCCCTTGGGACGACATCGTGACGTTTCCCCTTCACCAAACCACCCGTTTACGAACCAAGCCCATCTCGTGAATTCGGCCACGTCGGACGCTCCATTCGTTTTTTCGCCTGCGAGCTCGCCGCTCCGCCCGCATGCGGCTGCGCCTGCGACCAACGGGCCACGGGCCGCCGAATCGCTGGTCGATGAAACGCGACGCGAGATTTCCGAGATGGTTCGCGAGATCGCGTTGGCGGTCCGCAGCGAGCGATCGCGTGCTGAATTTTTGGGCATGTTGGCAGATCGTATCCTACGAGCGATGGCTGCCGAAGGTGTCTTGATATGGCAAATCGATCGCAGTGAACCGGTTGCCGCGCATCACGCCGGGATTGCAGCCGGATCGAACACTCCTGCCGCCGCTGCGACACCCGTTCTTAGCGTCGTTCACCGGATTGGTGAGATCACCGACCGCTCGATTCCGGCGGGCTCGGTGGCGGCCCACGATCGTATGCTGTTGGAAGTCAGCGACGCAGCCCAGCCTGTCGTCGTGCCGGCCACTCCGGCCGCGTCCGATCCCGAGGTGCCCGCCAATCCAACCGACTTTCCCGCCGCCGTGGTTCCGATCCAGTGCGATTCGGCCAACACGGGCGAATCGTACCTACTCGAAGTCTTTCTCGAACAAGAATGTGGCGTTGCAACCCAACGTGGTTATTTGCGTTTTGTCGCTCAGATGGCCGACCTTGCTGGCGAATTTTTACGCAGCGATCAACTTCGCGACTTGCATCGCCGACGACAGCGAAGCGAACAAGTCGATGCCGTGATTGCATCGATCCACGGATTAACGAGTCGTGAAAAGATCGAAGCGAGAGTGGTCGACGCCGCTTCGGATCTATTTGGATTCGATCGCGTCGGGCTCTGTTATCTTCGCAATGACGTGGCCCAACTGAGTGCGGTGAGCTACGTCAATACAATCGACATTCGCGGGGCCGCCGCGAAACAGATGATTGCCACAGCGGAATCGTTTTACACTCCCGAAACCTATGTGGTGTTGGAAGCAGACGATTCTGACGACAAACCCAGCACGCCGCTGCAGCCCCGTGTTGTGGTCGCCGCGGAAGCTTGCGATTCGCTCTGCTTGGTCGGCCTAGCCAACGCGGATTCGACGATCGATTGCCATGGTATGGCCAATGATCTGCAGCGGTTAGCGAAACACGCCGGACTTGCGATTCGCCATCGCAAAAGTATTGAAGCGATCCCGGGTGGCCAATGGTTGGTGTCGTTTGCAAACCAAAGCCGTAGCCAACGCAGCGGAAATTGGTTGGCGCGAGGGTTTGCAATTGCAATGTTGACACTGATTGCCGTCGTCGCACTGCTGCCCGTGCCAATGGTGGTTACCACGCCAGCCACGCTGAGACCCGAAAAAATTCAGTCGCTGTTTGCGTCACGCAGTGCGATTGTCAAACAGATCCATGTTTCCCATGGTGATCGTGTCCGCCGTGGTCAAGCTCTGTTGACGATGCACGATCCTGAACTGGAAAAACAGATCACGACGTTGCTTGGACGACATGCCGTCCTGTTGCAAAAACAAGCTGCCGTCACCACGGCGCTGGTGGATTCAGCATCGCACCGTGATCGCAGCGAACAAATTCAGAGCGAGCGAAGTTTGGTTGCCGAGGAATTGCAAGCGATTGACGATCAATTGCAGATATTGAGGCAAGTCAAAGAATCGTTGGTATTGCGTGCCAGTGAAGATGGCGTGGTCGACAGTTGGCAAATCCGACGTCGTTTGCTCGGTCGGCCCGTCGTGCGAGGCGACAAACTGCTCGAGGTGATCGGCGAGGACACGGCTTGGTTGGTGGACGCTCGCGTTCCGCTCTCACGAATTGCCTCGGTCCGTTCGGCACTGAAATCGGAAACGCTTCGCACCGCCGTTTTGATCGATGGTAGCGAAACGCCCAATCACAACGCCGTGGTCCAGCAATTTGGTCCATCGATGCGTAACGTCAAAGACGACACCGACACCAAAGCGGTGGTGCTGCGTATCGAAAACGGTGACGATATCGGCGCCCTGTTTGGTGCGGGCCCCGTCTCGGGATCGCCGGTGCGAGTCCTGTTTCGCTGTGAAACCAAACCCGCGATCGGAGTGCTGTTCTATGACGCGTTTGAAGCGGTTCGCAGCACGATCGGATTGTATTGGTCGGCCCGTTCCCAACCCACGGAAAACGCAGCATGA
- a CDS encoding HlyD family secretion protein: protein MKIITLVSRSLCLLTSLTWLGSSLAAENSTIEVTDCVVRFAEEVHVPSVESGRVAAVNVKLNEPIDSNAIIARLDDRSLKIRHRASTLRLDHARRTAMDDVELRYAETALAEAEAELDSNRSIQKDVSGAIPLSHLRRLRLAVERGELEVALAKKRRVEAQVEVEMREADVAMLDDQLRNLEITSPLAGTVLEISRSPGEWIEKGEAIATVARLDRLHVHALVRLDALPMGQCQGLPISVRWVDSHSGVERSLRGSVLSLDPQVLAGARYRLHAEVINRRDENDPSRWQLVPGTEVRMTVFVNQPVAENASAPIVYPSQRLR, encoded by the coding sequence ATGAAGATCATCACTCTCGTATCACGCTCGCTGTGTCTTTTGACCAGTTTGACATGGCTGGGCAGCAGTTTGGCTGCGGAAAACAGCACGATTGAGGTTACCGATTGTGTCGTCCGTTTCGCCGAGGAAGTGCATGTTCCGAGTGTCGAATCGGGACGTGTGGCGGCGGTCAATGTCAAGCTGAATGAACCAATCGACAGCAATGCCATCATCGCTCGCTTGGATGATCGATCGCTGAAAATTCGGCATCGGGCTTCGACGCTGCGACTCGATCATGCGCGGCGCACCGCGATGGACGATGTTGAACTTCGGTACGCGGAAACGGCATTGGCCGAAGCCGAAGCCGAACTGGATTCCAACCGTTCGATTCAGAAAGATGTTAGTGGCGCGATCCCGCTCAGCCATCTCCGCCGTTTACGTCTTGCAGTAGAACGTGGCGAATTAGAAGTCGCGTTGGCTAAGAAGCGACGTGTCGAAGCCCAAGTCGAAGTTGAGATGCGGGAAGCCGATGTCGCGATGCTTGATGACCAACTTCGCAATCTCGAGATCACCAGCCCGTTGGCTGGGACGGTGCTTGAAATTAGCCGTTCGCCCGGCGAATGGATCGAAAAAGGAGAGGCAATCGCCACCGTCGCTCGTCTGGATCGTCTGCACGTCCATGCACTCGTGCGACTCGATGCGTTGCCGATGGGGCAATGCCAGGGATTGCCGATCAGCGTTCGCTGGGTGGATTCACACAGCGGTGTCGAACGATCTTTACGTGGTTCGGTATTGTCACTCGATCCGCAGGTGTTAGCCGGAGCACGTTATCGGTTGCATGCGGAAGTGATCAATCGGCGGGATGAAAATGATCCGTCGCGATGGCAATTGGTCCCAGGGACCGAAGTGCGGATGACGGTGTTTGTAAACCAGCCTGTTGCAGAAAATGCTTCGGCGCCGATCGTCTACCCGAGTCAACGGTTGCGGTAG
- a CDS encoding VWA domain-containing protein — translation MFESPWFLLLLALVPLLGWSMFRRRQSWSIGFSSTHSIAGIRPTWRQRLAWLPEFLTLLALVAMIIALARPRVGREQTVIDSEGIAMEMVVDRSGSMQAMDFKIDGNHVDRLTAIKNVAASFVKGDEEEADQDGIAGRASDLIGLITFAGFADAITPPTLDHAFLLEQLNRAEIVTQRREDGTAIGDAISLAVEKLQSLETGDKESVKSKVIILMTDGENTAGEFDPIQAAELAKTMGIKIYTIGVGTKGRAPFPSRHPFTGEATVQWMNVNIDEDTLRKIAETTGAEYFRATDTQSLEAIYEAIDELEKTKIESHQFTDYRELAVQPFTWNAITFPPIALCALCLIAASVMVKYVLIRAWV, via the coding sequence ATGTTTGAAAGTCCTTGGTTCCTGTTGTTATTGGCTTTGGTACCGCTGCTTGGCTGGAGCATGTTTCGGCGACGACAATCGTGGTCGATTGGATTTAGCTCGACCCACAGCATCGCGGGGATTCGGCCAACGTGGCGTCAACGGTTGGCGTGGCTCCCTGAGTTCCTGACGCTGCTGGCGTTGGTTGCGATGATCATTGCCTTAGCGCGACCACGAGTGGGCCGCGAGCAAACCGTGATCGATTCCGAAGGGATCGCGATGGAAATGGTCGTTGACCGCAGCGGCAGCATGCAGGCGATGGATTTTAAGATCGATGGAAACCATGTCGATCGTTTGACCGCAATCAAAAACGTGGCCGCAAGCTTTGTCAAAGGAGACGAAGAGGAAGCCGATCAAGATGGAATCGCCGGCCGCGCCAGCGATTTGATTGGCTTGATCACGTTCGCTGGATTTGCCGATGCCATCACCCCCCCGACGCTGGATCATGCATTCCTACTTGAACAACTCAATCGAGCCGAGATTGTGACGCAGCGCCGCGAGGATGGGACCGCGATCGGCGATGCCATCAGTTTGGCGGTCGAAAAACTGCAGTCATTGGAAACGGGCGACAAAGAATCGGTTAAAAGCAAAGTCATTATCTTGATGACCGATGGCGAGAACACCGCGGGCGAGTTTGATCCGATCCAGGCCGCCGAGCTGGCCAAGACGATGGGAATCAAAATCTACACGATCGGGGTTGGTACCAAGGGACGAGCACCGTTTCCGTCGCGGCATCCCTTTACCGGCGAAGCGACCGTGCAGTGGATGAACGTCAACATCGACGAAGACACGCTGCGAAAAATCGCGGAAACCACCGGGGCCGAATACTTCAGGGCCACCGACACTCAGTCGCTCGAAGCGATCTACGAAGCGATCGATGAACTCGAGAAAACGAAGATCGAATCGCATCAATTCACGGACTACCGCGAATTGGCGGTCCAGCCGTTCACCTGGAACGCGATCACATTTCCACCGATTGCCCTTTGTGCATTGTGTTTGATCGCCGCCAGCGTGATGGTCAAGTATGTGCTGATTCGAGCGTGGGTGTAA
- a CDS encoding vWA domain-containing protein, with protein sequence MEIQYGNPFALNWLWLALACVVVIVWTAVRMRTKLRRFATANFSSQLLPPHHRLRIAVRTVLLLLTFLFLTIALVDIRWGKVWREVPQKGIEVMFVVDVSRSMLAEDATPNRLSRAKQQINDMLDVMAGDRVGLVVFAGEVRQVVPMTNHYDDFRRSLKEVGTHSIRRGGSRLGDAIRVASKGFLSKTNDHKAMVILTDGEDQESEPLKVAKQVHQDQGVRIFTIGLGNMSEGARIPAGTNGDSNYVTYDGQQVWSKLDGAILQAVATETNGAFIPAETKQVDMASVYHQYVAKVEQQRFETAKINQYEARFQWFVGLALISFLCEAFMTYWLPTSSDDPMQAGGQAI encoded by the coding sequence ATGGAAATTCAATATGGCAACCCTTTCGCACTGAACTGGCTGTGGCTAGCACTGGCGTGCGTCGTCGTGATCGTCTGGACTGCGGTGCGAATGCGAACGAAATTACGCCGCTTTGCGACCGCAAACTTCAGCTCACAATTGCTGCCACCGCACCATCGATTGCGTATTGCCGTACGCACGGTGCTGTTGCTGTTGACGTTCTTGTTTCTCACGATTGCACTGGTCGACATTCGTTGGGGCAAGGTGTGGCGAGAGGTTCCTCAAAAAGGAATCGAGGTCATGTTTGTGGTCGACGTATCTCGTTCAATGCTGGCCGAAGACGCGACGCCAAACCGGCTGAGCCGAGCCAAACAACAAATCAACGACATGCTCGATGTGATGGCGGGAGACCGCGTCGGATTGGTCGTGTTTGCCGGCGAAGTACGCCAAGTCGTGCCGATGACCAACCACTACGACGATTTTCGTCGCTCGCTGAAAGAGGTGGGAACGCATTCGATCCGCCGAGGTGGGTCGCGTTTAGGGGATGCGATTCGGGTGGCCAGCAAAGGATTCTTGAGCAAGACCAACGATCATAAAGCGATGGTGATTCTGACCGACGGTGAAGACCAAGAGAGTGAACCGCTGAAGGTTGCCAAACAAGTTCATCAGGACCAGGGCGTTCGTATCTTCACCATTGGATTGGGCAACATGAGCGAGGGTGCGAGGATTCCTGCAGGCACCAACGGCGATTCCAACTACGTGACTTACGACGGACAACAAGTCTGGTCGAAACTCGATGGGGCAATTCTGCAGGCGGTGGCAACCGAAACCAACGGAGCCTTCATTCCCGCCGAAACCAAACAAGTCGACATGGCGAGTGTTTATCACCAATACGTCGCCAAGGTGGAACAGCAACGATTTGAAACCGCCAAGATCAATCAGTACGAAGCCAGATTCCAGTGGTTTGTTGGTTTGGCACTGATCAGCTTCCTGTGCGAAGCCTTCATGACTTATTGGTTGCCGACATCCTCAGATGACCCAATGCAAGCGGGGGGACAAGCAATATGA
- a CDS encoding AAA family ATPase translates to MFEADTTEKTNRGTPSLDSQLVEEIQRHGEPMQRLANEVAKTLVGQQVLVHRLLVGLLTGGHLLIEGVPGLAKTTAVATLSKAIHANFQRLQFTPDLLPADLIGTQVYRPAQQEFVVQKGPIFANLILADEINRAPAKVQSALLEAMQDRQVTIGSETFPLPDPFLVMATQNPVEQEGTYPLPEAQMDRFMMKVVVDYPTRDEELEILSRMSRTRRVDEVVAVTTPEEIVRARDLVDQVFVDRRIAEYIVDLVMATRKCEAYGLPITQWIQFGASPRATINLTLAAKANAFLHRRAYVTPQDVKDIAMDVLRHRVMITYEAEAEEKTSEHIVQMILDAVAVP, encoded by the coding sequence ATGTTTGAAGCCGATACCACGGAAAAAACCAACCGCGGAACTCCATCATTGGACTCGCAGCTGGTCGAGGAAATCCAGCGGCATGGCGAACCGATGCAGCGGTTGGCCAACGAGGTCGCCAAAACGCTGGTCGGACAACAGGTGCTCGTCCATCGTTTGTTGGTCGGACTTTTGACCGGCGGTCATTTGTTGATCGAAGGCGTTCCAGGGCTGGCCAAGACGACCGCCGTGGCGACGCTCTCGAAAGCGATCCATGCCAATTTCCAGCGGCTGCAATTCACCCCCGACCTGCTTCCGGCCGACTTGATCGGAACGCAAGTCTATCGACCGGCACAACAAGAATTTGTCGTCCAAAAAGGTCCGATCTTTGCCAATTTGATCCTCGCCGACGAAATCAACCGGGCTCCGGCAAAAGTGCAAAGTGCACTGCTCGAAGCGATGCAGGATCGCCAAGTCACGATCGGCAGCGAAACATTCCCGCTGCCTGATCCGTTCCTCGTGATGGCCACACAGAACCCAGTCGAGCAAGAGGGAACGTACCCGCTGCCCGAAGCTCAGATGGACCGTTTTATGATGAAGGTCGTCGTCGACTATCCGACTCGCGACGAAGAACTCGAGATTCTCAGCCGGATGTCGCGAACACGCCGTGTGGACGAAGTCGTAGCGGTCACCACGCCCGAAGAGATTGTCCGTGCTCGCGACCTTGTCGACCAAGTCTTTGTCGATCGACGCATTGCCGAGTACATCGTCGATTTGGTGATGGCGACACGTAAATGCGAGGCCTACGGTTTGCCGATCACCCAGTGGATCCAGTTCGGTGCGTCGCCACGTGCGACGATCAACTTGACATTGGCCGCCAAAGCGAACGCGTTCTTGCATCGCCGAGCCTACGTCACGCCTCAGGACGTCAAGGATATTGCGATGGATGTGCTGCGGCACCGTGTGATGATCACCTACGAAGCCGAAGCGGAAGAGAAAACAAGCGAACACATCGTACAAATGATTTTGGACGCAGTTGCGGTGCCGTAA
- a CDS encoding BatD family protein, with product MKNVTPLLLIGLSLAFVLLCSGNATAGDVRIGISAQETYVGYPVTLQIEFSNVAKHEAPELPEVDGLKIESTGAPSQSTQVFRINGRRSIIESFTYSYAITPERAGEFVIPPLTVSYDGRKQLTESVRFSATKSEVGDLAFVEITGDRPSVYVGEPIQLTLRIWIKPYQNEDFRVTLSEGDMWRLISRQTDWGPFTDRMNELADNNQRPGGERVQRESDDGTTSTYYLYEIDAEIYPQHAGSIDGSNCRIVIRYPTELKRSRSPLDDFFGDQSPFSGSGFFDDALSSFGPRLSISSVRPVIVDANVSPIEIKPIPNQGRPANYRGAVGEYEIYTQATPTTVNAGDPITLNIAIRGDGPMDRVQPPLLNEQQTLTKKFKVADESLAGFVDGNQKLFTTTIRPLSESVSEIPAIEFSFFDPRKEKFVTVQSKPIPVEVSAAETLSFDKIVANPDLPRDDAERSDNDPVAMVPAIYPADDLLDSQSTRTTWNPLVLTAIALPPFAFAFSLLFARRGVVASGVRSLMPLKHFENACAAATSPRELSLAMREFLASYWKLDQASEMVVVGQLRRNGNRELAVRLESWFDRCRRAEHGVLFSELATEDPRSLPNLKREASQIAEACVDRKANRAAKTMQAQAGRSSTVLRSLIGIAVVSCGLTQSASAEDAPSSGAVSMTRQQQHAVLSEADGLYHRAAEAITSDPEQANANFAAAAAKYQIVVDSGVQNAKLFYNLGNSYRMSGSKGMAVASYRQAILLAPDNPVFAAALRQTLHEINSANATSETSFDARSITRQSVTILFSHVPRSWVLWSGIAVWAVAWLMLVQRGFPQLWFGDHRIGRAWPVGLILCSLVLAGSVAAHDWTLRNPQAATVVVAKANMHLSDDATSPEVGRPLAEASEVIVSKRRGDWVKVTSMDQRSGWLRSDEIR from the coding sequence ATGAAAAACGTTACACCTCTTTTATTGATCGGTTTATCGCTCGCGTTTGTCTTGCTATGCAGTGGCAATGCCACCGCTGGCGACGTGCGTATCGGGATCTCGGCACAGGAAACCTATGTCGGGTATCCGGTGACACTGCAGATCGAGTTCAGCAATGTTGCTAAGCATGAAGCGCCCGAACTGCCCGAAGTCGATGGACTGAAGATTGAATCCACGGGGGCTCCCTCGCAAAGCACTCAAGTTTTCCGCATCAACGGGCGTCGATCCATCATCGAATCGTTCACCTATTCCTACGCCATCACCCCTGAACGTGCGGGTGAGTTTGTCATTCCGCCACTGACGGTGTCTTACGATGGCCGCAAACAATTGACCGAAAGCGTTCGGTTTTCGGCGACCAAAAGCGAAGTGGGCGATTTGGCTTTCGTCGAAATCACAGGCGATCGGCCTAGTGTTTATGTGGGTGAACCGATCCAGTTGACGCTTAGAATCTGGATCAAACCCTATCAAAACGAAGATTTCCGAGTGACGCTTTCCGAAGGCGATATGTGGAGATTGATCAGCCGACAAACCGATTGGGGCCCGTTCACCGATCGCATGAACGAATTGGCGGACAACAACCAGCGTCCCGGCGGCGAGCGGGTGCAACGTGAAAGTGACGATGGCACGACATCGACTTATTACTTGTACGAAATTGATGCCGAAATCTATCCGCAACACGCAGGATCGATCGATGGGTCCAACTGCCGAATCGTCATCCGCTACCCTACTGAACTGAAACGCTCACGAAGCCCGCTAGATGATTTTTTTGGTGATCAGTCTCCCTTTTCAGGCTCCGGCTTTTTCGATGATGCCCTCTCGTCGTTTGGCCCGCGACTGTCAATTTCGTCGGTTCGCCCCGTGATCGTTGATGCAAACGTTTCTCCGATTGAAATCAAACCCATTCCAAATCAAGGCCGTCCGGCGAATTATCGCGGGGCCGTCGGTGAGTATGAAATCTATACACAAGCCACGCCGACGACGGTAAACGCAGGCGATCCGATCACGCTGAATATTGCCATTCGCGGCGATGGCCCCATGGATCGTGTCCAACCGCCGCTGCTGAATGAACAGCAAACGCTGACCAAGAAATTCAAAGTGGCGGACGAATCGTTGGCGGGATTTGTTGACGGAAACCAAAAGCTGTTTACCACCACGATTCGCCCGCTTTCGGAATCCGTGAGCGAGATTCCGGCGATCGAGTTCAGCTTTTTCGATCCTCGCAAAGAGAAATTTGTCACCGTTCAAAGCAAACCGATTCCCGTCGAGGTTTCCGCAGCCGAGACATTGTCTTTTGACAAAATCGTTGCCAACCCCGATCTACCCCGCGACGATGCGGAACGATCCGACAACGATCCGGTGGCCATGGTCCCAGCCATCTATCCTGCCGACGACTTACTCGATTCGCAATCAACTCGCACCACGTGGAATCCATTAGTTTTGACCGCGATTGCGCTGCCTCCGTTTGCGTTCGCGTTTTCGTTATTGTTCGCACGCCGAGGCGTCGTTGCCTCGGGCGTTCGTTCGCTGATGCCGCTAAAACATTTCGAAAACGCCTGTGCGGCCGCCACCTCGCCTCGCGAGTTAAGCTTGGCGATGCGTGAGTTCTTGGCGTCGTATTGGAAGCTCGATCAAGCCAGCGAAATGGTGGTGGTGGGGCAATTGCGGCGAAATGGAAATCGCGAACTCGCAGTGCGACTGGAGAGCTGGTTTGATCGATGTCGGCGAGCCGAGCACGGTGTTTTGTTTTCCGAGTTGGCAACCGAAGATCCTCGCAGTTTGCCGAATTTGAAGCGTGAAGCGAGCCAGATCGCTGAAGCATGCGTGGACCGAAAAGCGAATCGGGCTGCGAAAACGATGCAGGCTCAGGCGGGCCGATCAAGCACCGTGCTGCGTTCATTGATCGGAATCGCAGTGGTGAGCTGCGGACTGACACAATCGGCGTCCGCTGAAGATGCCCCGTCATCCGGCGCAGTGTCGATGACTCGCCAGCAACAACATGCCGTTTTGAGTGAAGCGGACGGGCTGTACCATCGTGCCGCCGAAGCGATCACGAGTGATCCCGAACAAGCGAATGCGAATTTTGCTGCTGCGGCCGCCAAGTACCAAATCGTCGTTGATTCAGGGGTCCAGAACGCCAAGCTGTTCTACAACCTTGGAAACAGCTATCGCATGAGCGGATCAAAGGGCATGGCGGTGGCCTCTTATCGGCAAGCGATTTTGCTCGCTCCGGATAACCCTGTATTTGCAGCAGCACTTCGTCAAACGCTGCACGAGATCAACTCGGCCAATGCCACCTCTGAAACCTCCTTCGACGCGCGAAGCATCACGCGTCAATCCGTAACGATTCTCTTTTCACACGTGCCACGGTCCTGGGTGTTGTGGAGTGGGATTGCCGTTTGGGCGGTTGCCTGGTTGATGCTGGTCCAGCGAGGTTTTCCGCAACTATGGTTCGGGGATCATCGCATCGGACGAGCTTGGCCGGTGGGATTGATTCTATGTTCGCTGGTCCTCGCCGGATCGGTAGCCGCCCACGACTGGACGCTTCGCAACCCGCAAGCGGCAACCGTGGTGGTGGCCAAGGCGAACATGCACTTGTCCGACGATGCGACTTCACCGGAGGTCGGCAGACCGCTCGCCGAAGCAAGCGAAGTGATCGTGAGCAAACGCCGAGGCGACTGGGTCAAAGTCACCTCGATGGACCAGCGTTCCGGATGGCTACGAAGCGACGAAATCCGCTAG
- a CDS encoding DUF58 domain-containing protein has product MIPPEILKKIRRIQIRTSHVVDDLLAGGWHSAFKGTGMEFEEVRPYAIGDDVRSIDWNVTARADQPYVKLFREEREMSVQLLVDISPSQGFGTQSQTKRELVAELGATLAFSAIKNNDKVGLTLFSDRVEKSIPPRKGTRHCLRLIRDLLYCHPVGSGTSVTSAIEHLNRTSHRKMVVFLISDFQDTHCENTLKVARRRHEIIPVVVRDEREMTMPNIGLVRLRDLETGQLVTMDTSSARVRRAYTDSVQQHFENLESSFRRMRMPAIYLETGHDFVHPLQQYFYHRETQR; this is encoded by the coding sequence TTGATTCCTCCAGAAATCCTGAAAAAGATTCGTCGGATTCAAATCCGAACCTCCCACGTCGTGGACGATCTGCTGGCCGGCGGATGGCACTCGGCGTTCAAGGGGACCGGTATGGAGTTCGAGGAAGTCCGGCCGTATGCGATCGGCGACGACGTACGCAGCATCGACTGGAACGTCACGGCGCGGGCGGATCAACCCTACGTCAAACTGTTTCGCGAAGAACGAGAGATGTCGGTCCAGCTGCTGGTCGATATCAGTCCGTCGCAAGGATTTGGAACGCAATCGCAAACCAAACGTGAACTAGTTGCCGAACTCGGCGCGACCTTGGCCTTTTCTGCGATCAAAAACAATGACAAAGTTGGTTTAACGCTGTTTTCGGATCGCGTGGAAAAATCGATTCCACCTCGCAAAGGCACTCGTCACTGTTTGCGTTTGATCCGGGACCTGCTGTATTGCCACCCCGTGGGCAGCGGAACCAGTGTGACGTCGGCGATTGAGCATCTCAACCGCACGTCGCACCGAAAAATGGTCGTCTTTCTGATCAGCGATTTCCAAGACACTCATTGCGAAAACACGTTAAAGGTCGCTCGTCGTCGTCACGAGATCATCCCCGTCGTCGTCCGCGACGAGCGTGAAATGACGATGCCCAATATCGGATTGGTCCGGCTGCGTGATTTAGAAACCGGCCAATTGGTCACGATGGACACCAGCAGCGCCCGCGTGCGACGTGCCTACACCGATTCGGTACAGCAGCATTTCGAGAACCTCGAATCCTCCTTTCGACGCATGCGAATGCCCGCGATCTATCTCGAAACCGGACACGATTTTGTCCATCCACTGCAACAGTACTTCTATCATCGGGAGACACAGCGGTGA